A stretch of the Prochlorococcus marinus str. MIT 0918 genome encodes the following:
- the ilvD gene encoding dihydroxy-acid dehydratase: MLRSSAITQGIQRSPNRAMLRAVGFKDDDFNKPIIGLANGYSTITPCNIGLNNLALKAEKALKDYGSMPQIFGTITVSDGISMGTEGMKYSLVSREVIADSIETACNAQSMDGVLAIGGCDKNMPGAMLAMARMNIPSIFVYGGTIKPGKLNGKDLTVVSAFEAVGQLTSGKISKEQLFEVEKNCIPGAGSCGGMFTANTMSAAIEAMGLSLPNSSTMAAEDQEKVSSTEKSAYALVNAIKKDIRPLDLLTKQSFENAISVVMAVGGSTNAVLHLLAIAHSAGVELSIDDFERIRQKVPVICDLKPSGRYVTVDLHKAGGIPQVMKILLDAGLLNGDCKTIEDKTIREVLKQIPSEPPSNQDVIRSIKSPIYQKGHLAILKGNLATEGCVAKISGIKNAALTGPAKVFESEEECLEAILNKQINSGDVVVIRNEGPVGGPGMREMLAPTSAIVGQGLGEKVALITDGRFSGGTYGLVVGHVAPEAAIGGNIALIQNGDSITVDANQKVIQLNVSSEELSKRRDNWSKPKPKYTSGILAKYARLVSSSSKGAVTD, translated from the coding sequence ATGCTTAGATCAAGTGCCATAACCCAAGGCATTCAGCGCTCGCCGAATAGAGCAATGTTGCGCGCAGTTGGTTTTAAAGATGATGACTTCAACAAACCAATTATAGGTTTAGCAAATGGATATAGCACAATCACACCTTGCAATATTGGACTAAACAACCTGGCTTTAAAAGCTGAAAAGGCTTTAAAAGATTATGGAAGTATGCCCCAAATTTTCGGGACAATTACTGTTAGTGATGGCATATCAATGGGTACCGAAGGGATGAAATACTCCTTAGTTTCTCGAGAGGTAATAGCTGATTCCATAGAGACAGCATGCAATGCCCAAAGTATGGATGGGGTTTTAGCTATTGGAGGATGCGATAAAAACATGCCTGGAGCAATGCTAGCTATGGCAAGAATGAATATTCCATCAATATTTGTATACGGAGGAACAATAAAACCAGGAAAACTAAATGGAAAAGATTTAACCGTTGTTAGCGCATTTGAAGCAGTAGGGCAATTAACAAGTGGAAAAATCTCTAAAGAACAATTATTTGAAGTTGAAAAAAATTGCATCCCTGGTGCAGGTAGTTGTGGGGGAATGTTTACTGCCAATACAATGTCCGCCGCAATTGAAGCTATGGGACTTAGCCTCCCAAATAGTTCTACGATGGCAGCTGAAGACCAAGAGAAAGTCTCAAGTACCGAGAAAAGTGCTTATGCCCTCGTTAATGCAATAAAAAAAGATATACGCCCACTCGATTTATTAACAAAACAATCTTTTGAAAATGCTATAAGTGTTGTTATGGCTGTTGGAGGCTCAACTAATGCAGTCCTTCATCTTCTTGCTATTGCACATTCTGCAGGTGTTGAACTTTCCATTGATGACTTTGAAAGAATTAGACAAAAAGTTCCTGTAATTTGTGATTTAAAGCCTAGTGGAAGATATGTAACTGTTGATCTTCACAAGGCTGGAGGGATACCTCAAGTCATGAAAATCCTTCTAGACGCAGGGTTATTGAATGGAGATTGCAAAACAATTGAAGATAAAACAATTCGAGAAGTACTTAAACAAATCCCATCTGAACCACCATCCAATCAAGATGTCATACGATCAATTAAGTCTCCTATTTATCAAAAGGGCCATTTAGCCATCCTTAAAGGAAATCTTGCTACTGAAGGATGTGTTGCAAAAATCAGTGGAATAAAAAATGCTGCTCTTACAGGTCCTGCAAAAGTCTTTGAAAGTGAAGAAGAATGCTTAGAGGCGATACTAAACAAACAAATAAACTCTGGAGATGTTGTTGTAATTAGAAATGAAGGCCCTGTTGGTGGTCCAGGAATGAGAGAGATGCTTGCACCAACTTCAGCAATAGTTGGTCAAGGCCTAGGTGAGAAAGTGGCTCTAATAACTGATGGAAGATTTAGTGGTGGCACATATGGTCTTGTTGTTGGTCATGTAGCTCCAGAAGCAGCGATAGGAGGAAATATTGCTCTCATTCAAAATGGTGACAGCATTACAGTAGATGCTAATCAAAAGGTAATCCAACTTAACGTCAGTTCTGAAGAGCTTTCCAAAAGAAGAGATAATTGGAGCAAACCAAAACCTAAATACACTTCAGGAATTCTTGCAAAATATGCTCGTTTAGTTAGTAGTTCAAGTAAAGGGGCCGTCACAGATTAA
- a CDS encoding CIA30 family protein — MPLEKLLIGTSSEFSNWISINDTIMGGSSIATCKTNDSGLSLEGELIEENGGFVSCRSPVFSPPLDLSLYDGIKLQVDGQGRTLKLAISCSDNVSRFTEVFSGGLRWVAEFETKKQEMTSVKIPFVNLEPSIRANPIRLPLKFSSHSVYQFQLLYSKFGTAGKLNSGFKAGPFRILLSSLSVY; from the coding sequence ATGCCCTTAGAAAAATTATTAATAGGAACCTCTAGCGAATTTTCAAATTGGATTTCTATAAACGATACGATCATGGGTGGATCAAGCATAGCGACATGCAAAACCAATGATTCTGGTCTTTCTCTTGAGGGAGAACTAATAGAGGAGAATGGGGGGTTTGTAAGTTGTCGATCTCCAGTGTTTTCTCCACCATTGGATTTGTCTCTTTATGATGGAATTAAACTCCAAGTAGACGGTCAAGGTAGGACTCTAAAGTTAGCTATATCTTGTAGTGATAATGTTAGTCGTTTTACAGAAGTTTTTTCTGGAGGCCTTCGATGGGTTGCAGAGTTTGAAACGAAAAAACAGGAAATGACTTCTGTAAAAATCCCTTTCGTTAATCTTGAACCATCAATCAGGGCAAACCCAATACGATTACCATTGAAATTTAGCTCTCATTCAGTTTATCAATTTCAGCTTCTGTACTCAAAATTTGGAACTGCTGGCAAGCTTAACTCTGGATTTAAAGCCGGACCTTTTCGTATCTTACTTAGTTCTTTAAGTGTTTATTAG
- the pgl gene encoding 6-phosphogluconolactonase, with protein sequence MTIFNVQRAKNQKDLAQLASQIITENIVSVLNKKDRFQLALSGGSTPFDTYNLLKDVNLPWSCVDIFLGDERWVSPSDQSSNALMLKRTLLSGGPGSKACFYPIPTIELGSPENSANKFSDLIKEICIGNPPSFDLIVLGLGDDGHTASLFPGTQALRELDSYATVGRGKGQERVTLTANVISAASKIIFLVSGASKKFALKRLLDPNESFERTPAKLIKPSSEILILTDEEAAELI encoded by the coding sequence ATGACTATTTTTAATGTTCAACGAGCTAAAAATCAAAAAGATTTAGCGCAATTAGCCTCACAAATTATCACTGAAAATATAGTTTCTGTTTTAAATAAGAAGGATCGTTTTCAATTAGCACTCTCTGGTGGATCGACTCCATTTGATACCTATAATTTATTGAAAGACGTAAACCTTCCTTGGAGTTGTGTAGATATATTCTTGGGAGATGAAAGATGGGTTTCGCCTTCTGATCAATCTAGTAATGCTTTGATGCTTAAAAGAACATTGCTTTCTGGAGGACCTGGATCAAAAGCTTGTTTTTATCCTATTCCCACTATTGAACTTGGTTCGCCAGAGAATAGTGCTAACAAATTTTCTGATCTCATAAAAGAAATTTGCATTGGCAATCCTCCTTCCTTTGATTTGATTGTTCTTGGTTTAGGAGATGATGGCCATACAGCATCCTTATTTCCTGGGACGCAAGCTTTACGTGAATTAGATTCTTACGCAACTGTTGGGAGAGGGAAAGGGCAAGAACGTGTAACATTAACTGCCAATGTTATTAGTGCGGCAAGTAAAATTATATTTTTAGTTAGTGGCGCATCAAAAAAATTCGCTTTAAAGAGATTGTTAGATCCAAATGAGTCTTTTGAAAGAACTCCGGCAAAATTAATAAAACCCTCATCTGAAATACTTATACTTACTGATGAGGAAGCTGCAGAGTTGATTTGA
- the gndA gene encoding NADP-dependent phosphogluconate dehydrogenase — MTKAHFGLVGLGVMGENLVLNAERNGFSSVVYNRTYSKTEAFLNGRGAGKNISGAIDLRDFVAQLERPRRILMMVKAGTATDAVINQISPFLEEGDLLIDGGNSLFSDTERRVADLESKSFGYIGMGVSGGAKGALEGPSMMPGGTKVSYQAIESLLTKMAAQVEDGPCVTYIGPGGSGHFVKTVHNGIEYGIEQILAEGYDLMKRVCGMTCDEISTVFENWNKTEELSSYLVEITEICLRTKDPEDGSDLVEKIMDKAGQKGTGLWTVVSALQLGASVPTIYASLNGRVMSSMKQQRELAETILGKPNVKTTDLGSLSDGMAPIMDAVVLSTIASYAQGMEILRLASLEYNYNLNMTSIAQIWKGGCIIRSTLLNRIQDAYHQNPELPNLLIDPWFASQIQQRLAGLTKVVSIAAQSGIPVPCFSSTLDYINSYRTSRLPQNLVQAMRDCFGSHTYERIDKSGSFHTEWVD, encoded by the coding sequence ATGACAAAGGCACATTTTGGTTTGGTAGGCCTTGGTGTCATGGGTGAGAATCTTGTTCTTAATGCTGAGAGGAACGGTTTCTCTAGCGTTGTTTATAACCGAACATACTCCAAAACAGAAGCTTTTTTAAATGGAAGAGGCGCTGGTAAGAACATATCTGGTGCAATTGATCTTAGGGATTTTGTAGCTCAATTAGAGCGGCCTAGGAGGATTTTGATGATGGTTAAGGCAGGTACTGCAACTGATGCAGTGATCAATCAAATTTCTCCTTTTTTAGAAGAAGGTGATTTGTTGATTGATGGTGGAAATTCTCTTTTTTCTGATACAGAAAGAAGAGTGGCTGACTTAGAGAGTAAAAGCTTTGGTTATATAGGAATGGGTGTTTCTGGAGGAGCAAAAGGTGCTTTGGAAGGACCTAGCATGATGCCAGGTGGGACAAAGGTTTCATATCAAGCTATTGAAAGTCTTTTAACAAAAATGGCAGCTCAAGTTGAAGATGGACCTTGTGTTACATATATAGGACCTGGAGGTTCTGGACATTTTGTAAAGACTGTCCACAATGGAATTGAATATGGAATAGAGCAAATACTTGCAGAAGGATATGACTTGATGAAAAGAGTTTGTGGGATGACCTGTGATGAAATATCAACTGTTTTTGAAAATTGGAATAAAACAGAAGAATTGTCTTCTTATCTTGTTGAAATTACAGAAATATGTTTAAGAACAAAAGACCCTGAAGATGGATCTGATCTTGTTGAAAAAATTATGGATAAAGCAGGGCAAAAAGGAACAGGATTATGGACAGTGGTTAGTGCTCTTCAGTTGGGAGCATCTGTGCCAACTATCTATGCATCTCTTAATGGTCGTGTGATGAGTTCTATGAAGCAACAAAGAGAATTAGCTGAAACTATTTTAGGTAAACCTAATGTTAAAACAACAGATCTAGGGTCATTGTCTGATGGAATGGCTCCAATTATGGATGCCGTAGTTTTATCTACTATTGCAAGTTATGCCCAGGGTATGGAGATATTGCGCTTGGCTTCTCTTGAATACAATTACAACTTGAATATGACTTCTATTGCTCAAATTTGGAAGGGAGGTTGCATTATTAGATCAACACTTTTAAATCGAATACAAGATGCATATCACCAAAATCCTGAATTGCCAAACCTTTTAATTGACCCTTGGTTCGCAAGTCAAATTCAACAACGATTAGCTGGGCTTACTAAGGTTGTCTCTATAGCAGCACAGTCGGGTATACCAGTTCCATGTTTTAGCAGTACACTTGATTATATAAATAGTTATAGAACTTCTCGCTTGCCTCAGAATTTAGTTCAGGCTATGCGTGACTGCTTCGGATCACATACATATGAACGTATTGATAAATCAGGTTCTTTTCATACTGAATGGGTCGATTAA
- a CDS encoding glucose-1-phosphate adenylyltransferase, which translates to MKRVLAIILGGGKGSRLYPLTKMRAKPAVPLAGKFRLIDIPISNCINSNITKMYVLTQFNSASLNRHLAQTYNLSSPFAQGFVEVLAAQQTPESPSWFEGTADAVRKYQWLFQEWDVDEYLILSGDQLYRMDYSLFVKHHRETGADLTVAALPVDAQQAEGFGLMRTDLDGNIREFSEKPSGETLKAMAVDTSRFGLSKDSAKEKPYLASMGIYVFSRSTLFDLLNKHPSYKDFGKEVIPESLGRGDVLKSYVFNDYWEDIGTIGAFYESNLALTKQPKPPFSFYDEKFPIYTRPRYLPPSKLVDAQITDSIIGEGSILKSCSIHHCVLGVRSRIESDVVLQDSLVMGSDFFESPEERIALRKGGGIPLGVGQGTTVKRAILDKNTRIGDNVTIINKDNVEEADRSDQGFYIRNGIVVVVKNASILDGTII; encoded by the coding sequence ATGAAGAGAGTACTGGCTATTATCCTAGGGGGAGGTAAAGGTTCTCGACTTTACCCTTTAACAAAAATGAGAGCTAAGCCAGCTGTTCCTTTAGCTGGTAAATTTCGCTTGATAGATATTCCTATAAGTAACTGCATTAATTCAAACATCACAAAGATGTATGTATTAACCCAGTTTAATAGTGCTTCTCTTAATAGACACTTGGCCCAAACCTATAATTTAAGCTCACCTTTTGCCCAAGGTTTTGTAGAAGTATTGGCAGCTCAACAAACTCCAGAAAGTCCCTCATGGTTTGAAGGTACAGCCGATGCAGTAAGAAAGTATCAGTGGCTTTTTCAGGAATGGGATGTAGATGAATACTTGATTTTGTCTGGCGATCAACTATATAGAATGGATTATAGTTTATTTGTTAAGCATCATCGTGAAACAGGGGCAGATCTAACAGTTGCAGCACTTCCAGTGGATGCCCAACAGGCTGAAGGATTTGGATTAATGAGAACTGATCTAGATGGAAATATAAGAGAGTTTAGTGAAAAGCCCTCTGGGGAGACTCTTAAGGCAATGGCAGTTGACACCTCAAGATTTGGTTTAAGCAAGGATTCAGCTAAAGAGAAACCATATCTTGCTTCAATGGGAATATATGTTTTTAGTCGTTCTACACTTTTTGACCTTTTGAACAAACATCCTTCTTATAAGGACTTTGGAAAAGAAGTTATTCCTGAATCATTAGGAAGAGGCGATGTACTTAAAAGTTATGTTTTTAATGATTATTGGGAGGATATAGGAACTATTGGAGCGTTTTATGAATCGAACTTAGCCTTAACTAAGCAACCTAAGCCCCCATTTAGTTTTTATGATGAAAAGTTTCCTATTTATACTCGTCCAAGATATTTGCCTCCTTCTAAATTAGTTGATGCTCAAATAACAGATTCAATTATTGGTGAAGGCTCGATCTTGAAATCCTGCAGTATTCATCATTGTGTTTTAGGTGTTAGAAGTAGAATCGAAAGCGATGTTGTACTGCAAGATTCCCTAGTAATGGGTTCTGATTTCTTTGAATCTCCTGAAGAGAGAATTGCTTTAAGAAAAGGAGGGGGAATTCCTCTTGGAGTGGGCCAAGGAACTACTGTTAAAAGAGCAATTTTGGATAAAAATACGCGTATTGGGGATAATGTGACAATAATAAACAAGGACAATGTAGAAGAAGCTGATCGTTCTGATCAGGGCTTTTATATACGAAATGGAATTGTTGTTGTTGTTAAAAATGCGAGTATTTTAGATGGAACAATTATTTAA
- a CDS encoding glutamyl-tRNA reductase: protein MNIAVVGLSHRTAPVEVREKLSISDDHIENSFNLLKANDQVLEVSILSTCNRLEIYALVKNQDLGFSAIKDFLSNHSGLNKDELCPHLFNFNQDEAVNHLMRVAGGLDSLVLGEGQILSQVKKMVRLGQEHNSLGPILNRLLTQAVSTGKRVRSETNLGTGAVSISSAAVELAQLKLGQSLGKDQLISLETEEVAVVGAGRMSRLLLQHLQSKGCSHLTLINRTLKRAQSLAADFPDLTVKCGLLDELDDCLQSSTLLFTSTASDTPIINADRLKQFTREKLLRLIDIGVPRNIASDVSQVSGFEAHDVDDLQEVVARNQEARQEMALEAQGLIDDESRIFLEWWASLEAVPTINRLRSGLEAIRKEELQKALSRMGPDFSARERKVVEALSKGIINKILHTPVTNLRAPQPSPQRKEALKVVESLFNLDVSDK from the coding sequence ATGAACATTGCTGTCGTCGGTCTTAGTCATCGGACAGCCCCAGTTGAAGTCCGAGAGAAACTTAGTATTTCAGATGATCATATTGAAAATTCATTTAATTTATTAAAAGCTAATGACCAAGTCTTAGAAGTCTCAATTTTAAGCACTTGCAATAGGCTAGAAATATATGCTTTGGTAAAAAACCAAGATTTAGGTTTTTCAGCAATAAAGGATTTTCTTAGTAATCATTCAGGTTTAAATAAAGATGAATTATGTCCTCATTTGTTTAATTTTAATCAAGATGAGGCAGTAAATCACTTGATGAGAGTTGCAGGTGGACTCGATAGTTTGGTCCTTGGCGAAGGTCAGATACTTTCTCAAGTCAAGAAAATGGTACGACTTGGTCAAGAACATAATTCCTTGGGTCCAATTTTAAATAGATTGCTTACACAAGCTGTTAGTACTGGTAAGAGAGTTCGCTCAGAAACCAATCTTGGAACTGGAGCCGTTTCCATTAGTTCTGCAGCAGTTGAATTGGCCCAGTTAAAGCTTGGCCAGTCTCTTGGAAAGGATCAGCTTATTTCTCTTGAAACTGAAGAAGTTGCAGTTGTAGGAGCTGGAAGAATGAGTCGTTTGTTGCTTCAACATTTACAGTCGAAAGGTTGTTCACATTTAACTCTTATAAATAGAACTTTGAAGCGAGCACAATCACTTGCGGCTGATTTCCCAGATTTAACTGTTAAATGTGGACTTTTGGATGAGCTTGATGATTGCCTGCAATCTTCTACTTTGCTTTTTACGAGTACAGCTTCTGATACTCCAATAATTAATGCAGACCGTTTAAAACAATTTACAAGAGAAAAACTATTGCGGTTGATTGATATAGGTGTGCCAAGAAATATTGCTTCTGATGTTTCTCAGGTTTCTGGTTTTGAGGCACATGATGTAGATGATTTGCAAGAAGTAGTTGCTCGCAATCAAGAAGCTCGCCAAGAGATGGCATTAGAAGCTCAAGGTTTAATAGATGATGAATCACGTATTTTTTTAGAGTGGTGGGCTAGCTTGGAAGCAGTCCCAACAATTAATCGTTTAAGATCTGGATTAGAAGCTATACGAAAAGAAGAACTTCAAAAAGCTTTAAGCAGAATGGGCCCTGATTTTTCAGCAAGAGAAAGAAAGGTTGTTGAAGCCTTAAGTAAAGGAATTATTAACAAAATTCTTCACACTCCAGTAACAAATTTAAGAGCACCTCAGCCAAGTCCTCAAAGAAAAGAGGCTCTTAAGGTGGTTGAATCCCTTTTTAACTTAGATGTTTCGGATAAATAG